One window of the Archangium primigenium genome contains the following:
- a CDS encoding undecaprenyl-diphosphate phosphatase, whose translation MSLLQAIVLGLVQGLTEFLPISSTAHLRIVPELFGWPDPGAAYSAVIQLGTVAAVILYFRKDLVVLARAFFEGLLKRAPMATVESRLAWFVLVGTLPIGVCGLAFKKTIETSLRSLYVISGSLIVLALILFIVERLASHKRTLADMTWRDGVLVGVWQALALIPGSSRSGTTITGALSLGLRREDAARYSFLLSIPATSLAGLFELKHLLEATERPSTVALVVGTVVAFGSGWAAIAWLLSYLRKRSTLVFVFYRVALGLLLLGLLRAGILHPQSGLENTDTASRPLQTPVERQLTE comes from the coding sequence ATGAGTCTTCTCCAAGCCATCGTCCTCGGGCTCGTCCAGGGGCTGACCGAGTTCCTCCCCATCAGCTCCACCGCTCACCTGCGCATCGTCCCGGAGCTGTTCGGCTGGCCGGATCCCGGCGCGGCCTATTCGGCCGTCATCCAGTTGGGCACGGTGGCGGCGGTCATCCTCTACTTCCGCAAGGACCTCGTCGTGCTGGCCCGGGCCTTCTTCGAGGGCCTGCTCAAGCGCGCGCCCATGGCCACCGTGGAGTCGCGCCTCGCCTGGTTCGTGCTCGTGGGCACGCTGCCCATCGGCGTGTGCGGCCTGGCCTTCAAGAAGACCATCGAGACGTCGCTGCGCTCGCTCTACGTCATCTCCGGCAGCCTCATCGTCCTGGCCCTCATCCTCTTCATCGTCGAGCGGCTGGCCTCGCACAAGCGCACCCTGGCGGACATGACCTGGCGCGATGGCGTGCTCGTGGGCGTGTGGCAGGCGCTGGCGCTCATCCCGGGCTCCTCGCGCTCGGGCACCACCATCACCGGCGCCCTGTCCCTGGGGCTGCGGCGCGAGGATGCGGCGCGCTACTCCTTCCTCTTGTCCATTCCCGCCACGTCGCTCGCGGGCCTCTTCGAGCTCAAGCACCTCTTGGAGGCCACCGAGCGGCCCTCCACGGTGGCGCTCGTGGTGGGCACGGTGGTGGCGTTCGGCTCGGGCTGGGCCGCGATCGCGTGGCTCTTGAGCTATCTGCGCAAGCGCTCCACGCTCGTCTTCGTCTTCTACCGCGTGGCCCTGGGCCTGCTGCTGCTCGGCCTCCTGCGCGCGGGCATCCTCCACCCCCAGTCGGGCCTGGAGAACACGGACACCGCGTCCCGGCCCCTCCAGACGCCGGTGGAGCGGCAGCTCACGGAGTAG
- a CDS encoding NUDIX domain-containing protein → MHPLFDALETHLATRPAQAVDLPGLVLREAAVLVPLLLRDERPHVLFTKRPTTLRHHAGQYSFPGGSRDPEDSTPLHTALRETREELGIDVTGVRVLGGLDEVPTLGGSNFRIRPFVGVLPRGLEFKPNPAEVEFIIEVPLAHLLAPSVHRTESRRAGGLVYEVDFFTWETHVIWGATGRILRDVVGLARELSPP, encoded by the coding sequence GTGCACCCGCTCTTCGACGCGCTCGAGACCCATCTGGCCACGCGGCCCGCCCAGGCGGTGGACCTGCCCGGACTCGTGCTGCGCGAGGCGGCGGTGCTGGTGCCCTTGCTGCTGCGCGACGAGCGGCCCCACGTGTTGTTCACCAAGCGGCCCACCACGCTGCGCCACCACGCCGGGCAGTACTCGTTCCCGGGCGGCTCGCGGGACCCCGAGGACTCGACGCCCCTGCACACCGCGCTGCGCGAGACGCGCGAGGAGCTGGGCATCGACGTGACGGGCGTGCGGGTGCTCGGGGGGTTGGACGAGGTGCCCACGCTGGGCGGCTCGAACTTCCGCATCCGGCCCTTCGTGGGCGTGCTGCCCCGGGGCCTGGAGTTCAAGCCCAACCCGGCCGAGGTGGAGTTCATCATCGAGGTGCCCCTGGCGCACCTGCTGGCGCCCTCCGTCCACCGCACCGAGTCACGCCGGGCCGGGGGGCTCGTGTACGAGGTGGACTTCTTCACCTGGGAGACCCACGTCATCTGGGGCGCCACGGGCCGCATCCTCCGGGACGTGGTGGGGCTGGCCCGCGAGCTGTCCCCTCCATGA
- a CDS encoding PAS domain S-box protein, whose amino-acid sequence MSRTLGAWGRARRGTLLRAWRERLARREARAEDPPGLAPPVLLDALLDSIPVGLFFMDRALRYVRANRVLADMNGVPLEQLLGRSLWEVVPLLADRLAPLYQRVFATGEALLDQEISGVTAAAPGERRHWRVSYYPIRGPTGEVALVGGVLMDITDLKRGLLALEARQGELAETGQRLEAILETAVDGIFTCDERGRIQRANSAAGRIFGYVPEALVGRDVRRLLARPYRRELVRFFLSEEERGPGREWEVRGRRKDGRLFPLELSVGEVRLPTGGRLFVGTVRDISARRRSEQAQALFVETGTLLAQSLDLPTTLKNLAEVVVSHLSDYCLVDLMQADGVLRRHQVAARDASPRAALEATLSWTITLREGSPVTRVVRGHEAEFFAPVTPAWLDAVAEHPAHRALLGSLELQAVAILPLKARGHLLGLMSIGWTRLPSARLSEELEIAQGVADRAAMALDNARLYQEAQDAVRMREDVVAIVSHDLRNPLNAITLSASSLLRRVDVDARTHQTAQRISAAAERASRLIRDLLDFTQARVGGIPIQPAALDFHEHVRRVVDEVRLAWPGRVIHVTTEGEGQGAWDEGRLAQVITNLVGNALQHSPTASAVTVSVQGSPGGVRLDVHNEGPPILAEALPTLFEPYRRGTGTGERGGSLGLGLFITRQIIHGHGGSISVNSQPGDGTTFVVRLPRHPGEPLV is encoded by the coding sequence ATGAGCAGGACCCTGGGGGCGTGGGGGCGGGCCCGGCGCGGGACGCTGCTGCGCGCCTGGCGCGAGCGGCTGGCCCGGCGAGAGGCGCGGGCGGAGGACCCGCCGGGGCTCGCGCCGCCCGTGCTGCTCGACGCCCTGCTGGACAGCATCCCCGTGGGGCTGTTCTTCATGGATCGCGCGCTGCGCTACGTGCGCGCCAACCGGGTGCTCGCGGACATGAATGGTGTCCCCCTGGAACAACTGCTCGGGCGCAGCTTGTGGGAGGTCGTCCCGCTGCTGGCCGACAGGCTCGCGCCGCTCTACCAGCGGGTGTTCGCCACGGGCGAGGCGCTGTTGGACCAGGAGATCAGCGGGGTCACCGCCGCGGCGCCGGGCGAGCGGCGCCACTGGCGCGTCAGCTACTACCCGATCCGCGGGCCCACCGGCGAGGTGGCGCTCGTGGGCGGCGTGCTGATGGACATCACGGACCTCAAGCGGGGACTGCTCGCGCTCGAGGCGCGCCAGGGGGAGCTGGCCGAGACGGGCCAGCGCCTGGAGGCCATCCTGGAGACGGCGGTGGATGGCATCTTCACCTGCGACGAGCGGGGCCGCATCCAGCGCGCCAATTCGGCCGCGGGCCGCATCTTCGGCTACGTGCCGGAGGCCCTGGTGGGGCGGGACGTGCGGCGTCTGCTGGCGCGGCCCTACCGGCGCGAGCTCGTGCGCTTCTTCTTGTCCGAGGAGGAGCGGGGGCCCGGCCGCGAGTGGGAGGTGCGCGGGCGGCGCAAGGACGGCCGGCTCTTTCCCCTGGAGCTGTCGGTGGGCGAGGTGCGGCTGCCGACGGGGGGGCGGCTCTTCGTGGGCACCGTGCGCGACATCTCCGCGCGCCGGCGCTCCGAGCAGGCTCAGGCGCTCTTCGTGGAGACGGGCACGCTGCTGGCGCAGTCGCTGGATCTGCCCACCACCCTGAAGAACCTGGCCGAGGTGGTGGTCTCCCACCTGTCGGACTACTGCCTCGTGGACCTGATGCAGGCGGACGGAGTGCTGCGGCGGCATCAGGTGGCGGCGCGGGACGCGTCGCCGCGGGCCGCCCTGGAGGCCACCCTGTCCTGGACGATCACGCTGCGGGAGGGCAGTCCGGTGACCCGGGTGGTGCGGGGCCACGAGGCGGAGTTCTTCGCGCCCGTCACCCCCGCGTGGCTGGACGCGGTGGCCGAGCACCCCGCGCACCGGGCCCTGCTGGGCTCGTTGGAACTCCAGGCGGTGGCCATCCTTCCCCTCAAGGCCCGGGGTCATCTGCTGGGCCTCATGTCCATCGGCTGGACGCGGCTGCCGTCCGCGCGGCTGTCCGAGGAGCTGGAGATCGCCCAGGGCGTGGCGGACCGGGCGGCCATGGCGCTCGACAACGCCCGGCTGTACCAGGAGGCCCAGGACGCGGTGCGCATGCGCGAGGACGTGGTGGCCATCGTCAGCCACGACCTGCGCAACCCCCTCAACGCCATCACCCTGTCCGCCTCGTCCTTGCTGCGGCGCGTCGACGTGGACGCGCGCACCCACCAGACCGCCCAGCGCATCTCCGCGGCCGCCGAGCGCGCCAGCCGGTTGATCCGCGACCTGCTCGACTTCACCCAGGCCCGCGTGGGGGGCATCCCCATCCAGCCCGCCGCCCTGGACTTCCACGAGCATGTGCGGCGCGTGGTGGACGAGGTGCGCCTGGCCTGGCCCGGGCGCGTCATCCACGTGACCACCGAGGGGGAGGGCCAGGGCGCCTGGGACGAGGGGCGGCTGGCCCAGGTCATCACCAACCTGGTGGGTAACGCCCTGCAGCACAGCCCGACCGCCTCCGCCGTGACGGTGTCCGTCCAGGGCTCACCGGGGGGAGTGCGCCTGGACGTCCACAACGAGGGCCCACCCATCCTCGCCGAGGCGCTCCCCACCCTCTTCGAGCCCTACCGCCGGGGCACCGGGACAGGAGAGCGGGGAGGCAGCCTGGGGCTCGGTCTCTTCATTACCCGGCAGATCATCCACGGGCACGGGGGTTCCATCTCCGTTAATTCTCAACCGGGGGATGGGACGACCTTCGTCGTCCGGCTGCCCCGGCATCCAGGCGAACCCCTGGTGTAG
- a CDS encoding response regulator → MARILIVDDEVHVVGALRRLLRREGFSIEVALGGEEAIEKLATFPADVVISDFRMRGMNGLELLGQVLRIAPSTVRVLISGHADLSSGGPQAGIISHFISKPWDDDRLIADVRALLGAQGSPS, encoded by the coding sequence ATGGCCAGGATTCTCATCGTCGATGACGAAGTACACGTGGTCGGTGCTCTCCGCCGGTTGTTGCGGCGTGAAGGCTTCTCCATCGAGGTCGCCCTCGGTGGCGAGGAGGCCATCGAGAAGCTGGCGACCTTTCCAGCGGACGTCGTCATCTCCGACTTCCGCATGCGGGGCATGAACGGCCTGGAGCTGCTGGGTCAGGTGCTGCGCATCGCGCCCTCGACGGTGCGGGTGCTCATCTCCGGGCACGCGGACCTGTCCTCGGGCGGGCCCCAGGCCGGCATCATCTCCCACTTCATCAGCAAGCCCTGGGACGATGATCGCCTCATCGCCGACGTGAGAGCGCTCCTGGGTGCCCAGGGCTCCCCGTCCTGA
- a CDS encoding MBOAT family protein, which yields MYFHSLQFLFFLTATFVLYWAVSQHKWPRLGVLMGASLLFYSMWTPLPLLLFAVATGVNHLCIRGMWRYRSDGVRRALLVVSIVSTLGVLCTFKYADLFRESARVLLEPLGVHVRAEPFGLLLPVGLSFFTFQALSYVIDNYRREISRQHTYFEHLLYLLFFPHLVAGPIVRASHLIERFEDVPTLTTEQGGQGLYRIAVGLAKKLVIADVLGSGLVDPVFATPEAYTSAECLVAAVAYSFELYFDFSAYSDIAIGTAALFGFKFEENFNRPYLATNLFEFWSRWHISLSTWLRDYLYRPMGGNRVSRPRALFNLMVVMGLGGLWHGADWRFAIWGLSHGAMECVIRVWWWMTGKPPKHGPAAVVRAGFGMLATFSVVVLTRVVFRSPTLAHAGEMYARMLEGSLGLANVSTLVWVMLAVAVVSHVTPLRWFHQAGELFVRMPVPVRAVVLVAVGLGVRHLASVETRPYVYFQF from the coding sequence GTGTACTTCCACAGCCTCCAGTTCCTGTTCTTCCTCACCGCCACCTTCGTCCTGTACTGGGCGGTGAGCCAGCACAAGTGGCCGCGGCTGGGCGTGCTGATGGGGGCGAGCCTGCTGTTCTACAGCATGTGGACGCCCCTGCCCCTGCTGCTCTTCGCGGTGGCCACGGGCGTCAACCACCTGTGCATCCGGGGCATGTGGCGCTACCGCTCGGATGGCGTGCGCCGCGCCCTGCTCGTCGTCTCCATCGTCAGCACGCTGGGCGTGCTGTGCACCTTCAAGTACGCGGACCTGTTCCGCGAGTCGGCCCGGGTGCTGCTCGAGCCCCTGGGCGTGCACGTGCGCGCGGAGCCCTTCGGGCTGCTCTTGCCCGTGGGCCTGTCCTTCTTCACCTTCCAGGCGCTCAGCTACGTCATCGACAACTACCGGCGGGAGATCTCCCGTCAGCACACGTACTTCGAGCACCTGCTCTACCTGCTCTTCTTCCCGCACCTGGTGGCGGGCCCCATCGTGCGCGCCTCGCACCTCATCGAGCGCTTCGAGGACGTGCCCACGCTGACCACCGAGCAGGGCGGCCAGGGGCTGTACCGGATCGCCGTGGGCCTGGCCAAGAAGCTCGTCATCGCGGACGTGCTGGGCAGCGGGCTGGTGGATCCGGTGTTCGCCACGCCCGAGGCGTACACCTCGGCCGAGTGCCTGGTGGCGGCGGTGGCCTACAGCTTCGAGCTGTACTTCGACTTCTCGGCGTACTCGGACATCGCCATTGGCACCGCGGCGCTCTTCGGCTTCAAGTTCGAGGAGAACTTCAACCGGCCCTACCTGGCGACCAACCTCTTCGAGTTCTGGAGCCGCTGGCACATCAGCCTGTCCACGTGGCTGCGCGACTACCTGTACCGGCCCATGGGCGGCAACCGGGTGTCCAGGCCCCGGGCGCTCTTCAACCTGATGGTGGTGATGGGGCTGGGCGGCCTGTGGCACGGCGCGGACTGGCGCTTCGCCATCTGGGGGCTGTCCCACGGCGCCATGGAGTGCGTCATCCGCGTGTGGTGGTGGATGACGGGCAAGCCGCCCAAGCACGGCCCGGCGGCGGTGGTGCGCGCGGGCTTCGGCATGCTGGCCACCTTCAGCGTGGTGGTGCTCACGCGGGTCGTCTTCCGCTCGCCCACGCTCGCCCACGCCGGGGAGATGTACGCGCGGATGCTGGAGGGCAGCCTGGGCCTGGCCAACGTGAGCACGCTCGTGTGGGTGATGCTGGCGGTGGCGGTGGTGAGCCACGTGACGCCCCTGCGCTGGTTCCACCAGGCGGGCGAGCTCTTCGTGCGGATGCCGGTGCCGGTGCGCGCGGTGGTGCTCGTGGCGGTGGGCCTGGGGGTGCGCCACCTCGCCTCCGTCGAAACGCGTCCCTACGTGTACTTCCAGTTCTAG
- a CDS encoding GDSL-type esterase/lipase family protein: MPTALESKHTSVGLTLALSLALAVGLSLAPVPEALRPIPSLGRGPVGPQLLALVTTSSASRKSVGVEPDADTHSPEVPELPDEEPEEAVAVVEPPSPDAGGTPAGATDPGAPVDPRGLAGLSGPMLASALKLEALGEKMGARQVDVDLGCRRMGPQGCEEHGLAPFFEALRALHEGRRTTPVRVEHLGDSLIASDHITDVVRERLQARHGSGGKGFLYVDRPTRSGRGVRAGVASPGWEFIRVIDRAPPRDRLPFSGVAFAAGVSSVQEVRFAVEDARTAEIFFLAQPGGGSLQLLADGKPLQRVQMRWTPAEVASARVKLPEGLQTLTLRTRGKVELHGVSLENGQPGVVYDTLGLPGAYAGVFLRAHAPYFRAQMRQRKPALVVLMFGGNEAFRLSRDWTKPEEIREEARELVRRVRESVPDAACLVWSPIDAAVRTLGGELVPRRGSRAVADIFHEVAREGGCAYWDALTAMGDEGSAIQWLSAGMLNADLIHPRAKGSNLLGHLFDLSLQRAYAASAPPRVALVDPPGLRDADRALSATFTRMLALEKGEPTRLGILQLGASHTASHYFTDTLRGALSQRLGDAGRGFVAAGRASDRLTPSGVSRELLGEWTMEDALETASPGQAWGLSGVRAVGAPGAEWRIRFCEGCASAVTPTARLSLYWLDGPGAGRLDVKVDGAAISPEPPPPEPFTTPTVRVRSFPVPGPAHLLSVTNAGGGPVTVLGAALDLERPGVTYDAVGLPGATAATVATLEPQALAAQLSSRKPQLLVFWYGTNESALPTLDAATLRADYGALIARLKHDAGGAECLVLGTTDRQQQRAEGTWEETPSLGTVVTVLPEVAREQGCAYWSARAAMGGERAMLRWQKEGLGHADGTHLTPEGYQRLAGLLLADLQSAYEAFKQHPPPALASEGR; the protein is encoded by the coding sequence ATGCCGACCGCGTTGGAGTCCAAGCACACATCGGTCGGGTTGACCCTCGCCCTGTCGCTCGCGCTCGCGGTGGGGTTGTCCCTCGCCCCGGTTCCGGAGGCGTTGCGTCCCATCCCCAGCCTCGGCCGAGGACCGGTGGGGCCGCAGCTGCTCGCGCTCGTCACCACCTCCAGCGCCAGCCGCAAGTCGGTGGGGGTGGAGCCCGACGCGGACACGCACTCGCCCGAGGTGCCAGAGCTGCCCGACGAGGAGCCCGAGGAGGCCGTGGCCGTCGTCGAGCCGCCGAGCCCCGATGCGGGGGGGACGCCCGCGGGAGCGACGGACCCCGGGGCGCCCGTGGATCCCCGGGGGCTCGCGGGCCTCTCGGGCCCGATGCTCGCCTCGGCCCTCAAGCTGGAGGCGCTGGGTGAGAAGATGGGCGCCCGGCAGGTGGACGTGGACCTGGGGTGCCGGCGCATGGGGCCCCAGGGCTGCGAGGAGCATGGCCTCGCGCCCTTCTTCGAGGCACTGCGGGCCCTGCACGAGGGCCGCCGCACCACGCCCGTGCGCGTGGAGCACCTGGGCGACTCGCTCATCGCCTCGGACCACATCACCGACGTGGTGCGCGAGCGGCTGCAGGCGCGCCATGGCTCGGGCGGCAAGGGCTTCCTCTATGTGGACCGGCCCACGCGCTCGGGTCGGGGCGTGCGCGCGGGCGTGGCCTCGCCCGGGTGGGAGTTCATCCGCGTCATCGACCGGGCACCGCCCCGCGACCGCCTGCCCTTCTCCGGCGTGGCCTTCGCCGCGGGCGTCTCGAGCGTGCAGGAGGTGCGCTTCGCGGTGGAGGACGCGCGCACCGCGGAGATCTTCTTCCTCGCCCAGCCCGGAGGCGGCTCGCTGCAGCTGCTCGCGGACGGCAAGCCCCTGCAGCGCGTGCAGATGCGCTGGACGCCCGCCGAGGTGGCCTCCGCCCGGGTGAAGCTGCCCGAGGGCCTGCAGACGCTGACGCTCAGGACGCGCGGCAAGGTGGAGCTGCACGGCGTGTCCCTGGAGAACGGCCAGCCCGGCGTGGTGTACGACACGCTCGGCCTGCCGGGGGCGTACGCGGGCGTCTTCCTGCGCGCGCACGCGCCCTACTTCCGCGCCCAGATGCGCCAGCGCAAGCCCGCGCTCGTGGTGCTCATGTTCGGCGGCAACGAGGCCTTCCGCCTGTCGCGCGACTGGACGAAGCCCGAGGAGATCCGCGAGGAGGCGCGCGAGCTGGTGCGGCGCGTGCGCGAGTCCGTGCCGGATGCCGCGTGCCTCGTCTGGTCCCCCATCGACGCGGCGGTGCGCACGCTGGGCGGCGAGCTGGTGCCGCGCCGGGGCTCGCGCGCCGTGGCGGACATCTTCCACGAGGTGGCGCGCGAGGGCGGCTGCGCCTACTGGGACGCGCTCACCGCCATGGGCGACGAGGGCTCGGCCATCCAGTGGCTGTCGGCCGGCATGCTCAACGCGGACCTCATCCACCCGCGCGCCAAGGGCTCCAACCTGCTCGGGCACCTCTTCGACCTGTCGCTCCAGCGGGCCTATGCCGCGAGCGCGCCGCCCCGCGTGGCGCTCGTGGACCCGCCGGGCCTGCGGGACGCCGACCGCGCGCTGAGCGCCACCTTCACGCGCATGCTCGCCCTGGAGAAGGGCGAGCCCACGCGCCTGGGCATCCTCCAACTGGGCGCCTCGCACACGGCCTCGCACTACTTCACCGACACCCTGCGCGGCGCGCTGAGCCAGCGGCTGGGCGACGCGGGCCGGGGCTTCGTCGCCGCGGGCCGGGCCTCCGATCGGCTGACCCCCTCGGGCGTGTCCCGCGAGCTGCTGGGCGAGTGGACGATGGAGGACGCGCTGGAGACGGCCTCGCCCGGCCAGGCCTGGGGCCTGAGCGGCGTGCGCGCCGTGGGGGCGCCGGGCGCCGAGTGGCGCATCCGCTTCTGCGAGGGCTGTGCCTCGGCCGTCACGCCCACGGCGCGCTTGTCCCTGTACTGGCTGGATGGACCCGGCGCGGGCCGCCTGGACGTGAAGGTGGACGGCGCGGCCATCTCTCCCGAGCCGCCTCCGCCCGAGCCCTTCACCACGCCCACGGTGCGCGTGCGCTCCTTCCCCGTGCCGGGCCCCGCCCACCTGCTCTCGGTGACCAACGCGGGGGGAGGCCCCGTGACGGTGCTCGGCGCGGCGCTGGACCTGGAGCGGCCCGGCGTCACCTACGACGCCGTGGGCCTGCCGGGCGCCACCGCCGCCACCGTGGCCACCCTGGAGCCCCAGGCGCTCGCCGCGCAGCTGTCCTCGCGCAAGCCCCAGCTGCTCGTCTTCTGGTACGGCACCAACGAGAGCGCGCTGCCGACGCTGGACGCCGCCACGCTGCGCGCGGACTACGGCGCCCTCATCGCCCGGCTCAAGCACGACGCGGGCGGCGCCGAGTGCCTCGTGCTGGGCACCACGGACCGGCAACAGCAGCGCGCGGAAGGCACGTGGGAGGAGACCCCGAGCCTGGGCACGGTGGTGACGGTGCTGCCCGAGGTGGCGCGGGAGCAGGGCTGCGCGTACTGGTCCGCCCGGGCCGCCATGGGTGGCGAGCGCGCCATGCTGCGCTGGCAGAAGGAAGGCCTGGGCCACGCGGACGGCACGCACCTGACACCCGAGGGCTATCAGCGGCTGGCGGGCCTGCTGCTCGCGGACCTCCAGTCGGCCTACGAGGCCTTCAAGCAGCACCCGCCCCCCGCCCTCGCCTCGGAAGGCCGCTGA
- a CDS encoding mannose-1-phosphate guanylyltransferase, protein MALHPVIMAGGSGTRFWPLSRKARPKQFLPLASKSPLITDTVSRLKGLASVKDTLVVCGPVHAKQAMRLVKGLPKGNLLVEPVARNTAPAIALAALTVAARDPEGILVVLPSDHHVADTKGFRQTLAEAARVAAGGHLVTLGIKPHRAETGYGYIQVGEALPDGGRQVKAFREKPDPETAQRYVTSGEYLWNAGIFVFRADAILAAFAEHMPEMGKGLKALREAVGKRTWAGVLKRVFPKLPSVSIDYGVMEKAKNLAVLPGDFGWSDVGSFAALPEVRPADAHGNVVSGPEAVLVDCKGCVVVGDKRPLALVGLTDMVVVDSGDALLVVPKDKSQDVRKVVEALKARKREKFL, encoded by the coding sequence ATGGCACTCCATCCCGTCATCATGGCCGGTGGCTCCGGCACCCGTTTCTGGCCCCTGTCGCGCAAGGCGCGCCCCAAGCAGTTCCTGCCCCTGGCCTCCAAGAGCCCGCTCATCACCGACACGGTGTCGCGCCTCAAGGGCCTGGCCTCGGTGAAGGACACGCTCGTGGTCTGTGGCCCGGTGCACGCGAAGCAGGCGATGCGCCTCGTCAAGGGCCTGCCCAAGGGCAACCTCCTGGTGGAGCCCGTGGCGCGCAACACCGCGCCGGCCATCGCGCTCGCGGCCCTCACGGTGGCCGCCCGCGACCCGGAGGGCATCCTGGTGGTGCTGCCCTCGGACCACCACGTGGCGGACACGAAGGGCTTCCGCCAGACGCTCGCCGAGGCGGCGCGCGTGGCCGCCGGGGGCCACCTGGTCACCCTGGGCATCAAGCCCCACCGCGCCGAGACGGGCTACGGCTACATCCAGGTGGGCGAGGCGCTGCCGGACGGGGGCCGCCAGGTGAAGGCCTTCCGCGAGAAGCCGGATCCGGAGACGGCCCAGCGCTACGTGACGTCGGGCGAGTACCTGTGGAACGCGGGCATCTTCGTCTTCCGCGCGGACGCCATCCTGGCGGCCTTCGCCGAGCACATGCCGGAGATGGGCAAGGGGCTCAAGGCGCTGCGTGAGGCGGTGGGCAAGCGCACCTGGGCGGGCGTGCTCAAGCGCGTCTTCCCGAAGCTGCCCTCGGTGTCCATCGACTATGGCGTCATGGAGAAGGCCAAGAACCTGGCGGTGCTGCCGGGCGACTTCGGCTGGTCCGACGTGGGCTCCTTCGCCGCGCTGCCCGAGGTGCGCCCGGCGGACGCCCACGGCAACGTCGTCTCCGGACCGGAGGCGGTGCTGGTGGACTGCAAGGGCTGCGTGGTCGTGGGGGACAAGCGGCCCCTGGCGCTCGTGGGCCTCACGGACATGGTGGTGGTGGACTCGGGGGACGCGCTGCTCGTGGTCCCCAAGGACAAGAGCCAGGACGTGCGCAAGGTGGTGGAGGCGCTCAAGGCCCGCAAGCGCGAGAAGTTCCTGTAG